In one window of Streptomyces sp. NBC_01224 DNA:
- a CDS encoding DEAD/DEAH box helicase, with the protein MSISSSDHTVMPENIENDELVEAAEAVVAESADSIEADATQAEQADTDSAVDADDDADAEPTVTFGDLGLPEGIVRKLAQNGVTAPFPIQAATIPDALAGKDILGRGRTGSGKTLSFGLPTLATLAGGHTEKKKPRAVILTPTRELAMQVADALQPYGDVLGLKMKVVCGGTSMGNQIYALERGVDILVATPGRLRDIINRGACSLENVQVAVLDEADQMSDLGFLPEVTELLDQVPVGGQRMLFSATMENEIGTLVKRYLNNPVSHEVDSAQGNVTTMTHHVLVVKPKDKAPVTSAIAARKGRTIIFVRTQLGADRIAEQLVEAGVKADALHGGMTQGARTRVLEDFKKGYVNALVATDVAARGIHVDGIDLVLNVDPAGDHKDYLHRSGRTARAGKSGVVVSLALPHQRRQIFRLMEDAGVDASRHIVQGAGVFEPEVAEITGARSLTEVQADSANNAAKQAEREAADLTKQLERVQRRAVELREEADRLVARAARERGDDPEAAVAEVAAEAEAALVAAVSVPEQPAARDDRRDDRGSYGRRDDRGGDRGGYRGSNDRVGERSGRPSGGSGYRGSNDRPSFRGSNDRPSGGFRSGGGDRRDDRGGRSFERRDNDRPSFNRDRRDDRPSGGFRSGGGDRRDDRGGRSFERRDNDRPSFNRDRRDDRPSGGFRSGGGDRPFNRDRRDDRPSGGFRSGSSDRPTGRRDDHRGGTGTGTGTGTFGRRDDKPRWKRNG; encoded by the coding sequence ATGTCAATTTCCAGTTCTGACCACACCGTCATGCCCGAGAACATCGAGAACGACGAACTCGTCGAGGCCGCAGAGGCCGTCGTCGCCGAGTCCGCCGACTCCATCGAGGCAGACGCCACCCAGGCCGAGCAGGCCGACACCGACTCCGCCGTCGACGCGGATGACGACGCCGACGCCGAGCCGACCGTCACCTTCGGCGACCTGGGCCTGCCCGAGGGCATCGTCCGCAAGCTCGCGCAGAACGGTGTGACCGCGCCCTTCCCGATCCAGGCCGCGACCATTCCGGACGCCCTGGCCGGCAAGGACATCCTGGGCCGTGGCCGTACCGGCTCCGGCAAGACCCTCTCCTTCGGTCTGCCGACCCTGGCCACGCTGGCCGGCGGCCACACCGAGAAGAAGAAGCCCCGCGCGGTCATCCTCACCCCGACCCGTGAGCTCGCGATGCAGGTCGCGGACGCGCTTCAGCCGTACGGCGATGTGCTCGGCCTGAAGATGAAGGTCGTCTGCGGCGGTACGTCGATGGGCAACCAGATCTACGCGCTGGAGCGCGGTGTCGACATCCTCGTCGCCACTCCGGGCCGGCTGCGCGACATCATCAACCGGGGCGCCTGCTCCCTGGAGAACGTCCAGGTCGCTGTCCTCGACGAGGCCGACCAGATGTCCGACCTGGGCTTCCTGCCCGAGGTCACCGAGCTGCTCGACCAGGTTCCGGTCGGCGGTCAGCGCATGCTCTTCTCCGCCACGATGGAGAACGAGATCGGCACGCTGGTCAAGCGCTACCTGAACAACCCGGTGAGCCACGAGGTCGACAGCGCCCAGGGCAACGTCACGACCATGACGCACCACGTCCTCGTCGTGAAGCCGAAGGACAAGGCGCCGGTCACCTCCGCCATCGCCGCCCGCAAGGGCCGCACCATCATCTTCGTCCGCACCCAGCTGGGCGCCGACCGCATCGCCGAGCAGCTCGTCGAGGCGGGCGTCAAGGCGGACGCACTCCACGGCGGCATGACGCAGGGTGCCCGTACCCGCGTTCTTGAGGACTTCAAGAAGGGTTACGTCAACGCGCTGGTCGCGACCGACGTCGCGGCGCGCGGTATCCACGTCGACGGCATCGACCTGGTCCTGAACGTGGACCCGGCCGGTGACCACAAGGACTACCTGCACCGTTCGGGCCGTACCGCCCGTGCCGGCAAGTCCGGTGTCGTCGTCTCACTGGCGCTGCCGCACCAGCGCCGTCAGATCTTCCGCCTCATGGAGGACGCGGGCGTCGACGCCTCGCGCCACATCGTGCAGGGCGCGGGCGTCTTCGAGCCGGAGGTCGCAGAGATCACCGGCGCCCGTTCGCTCACCGAGGTCCAGGCCGACTCCGCGAACAACGCCGCCAAGCAGGCCGAGCGCGAGGCCGCCGACCTCACCAAGCAGCTGGAGCGCGTCCAGCGCCGTGCCGTCGAGCTGCGCGAGGAGGCCGACCGCCTGGTCGCCCGTGCCGCGCGCGAGCGGGGCGACGACCCGGAGGCGGCGGTGGCCGAGGTCGCTGCCGAGGCCGAGGCCGCGCTCGTCGCAGCCGTGTCCGTCCCCGAGCAGCCGGCCGCGCGTGACGACCGTCGCGACGACCGGGGCAGCTACGGCCGCCGTGACGACCGTGGCGGCGACCGTGGTGGATACCGCGGGAGCAACGACCGTGTCGGCGAGCGCAGTGGCCGTCCCTCCGGCGGGTCCGGCTACCGCGGAAGCAACGACCGTCCGTCCTTCCGCGGAAGCAACGACCGTCCGTCCGGTGGCTTCCGCTCCGGCGGCGGTGACCGTCGGGACGACCGTGGTGGCCGTTCGTTCGAGCGTCGTGACAACGACCGTCCGTCGTTCAACCGCGACCGTCGTGACGACCGCCCCTCCGGTGGCTTCCGCTCCGGCGGCGGTGACCGTCGGGACGACCGTGGTGGCCGTTCGTTCGAGCGTCGTGACAACGACCGTCCGTCGTTCAACCGCGACCGTCGTGACGACCGCCCCTCCGGTGGCTTCCGCTCCGGCGGCGGTGACCGTCCGTTCAACCGCGACCGTCGTGACGACCGCCCCTCCGGTGGCTTCCGCTCCGGCAGCAGCGACCGCCCGACCGGCCGTCGTGACGACCACCGCGGTGGCACCGGCACGGGTACCGGCACCGGCACCTTCGGCCGCCGCGACGACAAGCCGCGCTGGAAGCGCAACGGCTGA
- a CDS encoding metallopeptidase family protein: protein MLEMTREEFEELVAEALDRIPPELTRLMDNVAVFVEDEPDPGDPELLGLYEGTPLTDRGEWYAGVLPDRITIYRGPTLRMCESREDVVAETEITVVHEIAHHFGIDDERLHALGYG, encoded by the coding sequence GTGCTGGAGATGACGCGCGAAGAGTTCGAAGAACTGGTCGCCGAGGCGCTGGACCGGATCCCGCCGGAGCTGACGCGGCTGATGGACAACGTCGCGGTGTTTGTCGAGGACGAACCCGACCCGGGCGATCCGGAGCTGCTCGGGCTCTACGAGGGGACGCCGCTGACCGATCGCGGCGAGTGGTACGCGGGGGTGCTGCCGGACCGGATCACCATCTACCGCGGGCCGACGCTGCGGATGTGCGAGTCGCGCGAGGACGTCGTCGCCGAGACCGAGATCACGGTCGTCCATGAGATCGCCCACCACTTCGGCATCGATGACGAGAGGCTGCACGCGCTCGGCTACGGATGA
- a CDS encoding cytochrome c biogenesis CcdA family protein has product MTADIGYFAAFLGGLLALVSPCSALLLPAFFAYSIDSTSRLLARTGIFYAGLATTLVPLGAAGSYAGRLFYSHRDALVLGAGWLIIALGIAQIVGLGFASRRIAALSGRIRPTTAVSVYALGAVYGLAGFCAGPILGSVLTVAAVSGSPVYGGLLLAVYALGMAVPLFLLALLWERFDLGRRAWLRGRTFRLGRFELHTTTLLSGLFFVGLGALFLAYDGTTALPGLLDVDESFAVEQWAQRIGEHVPDAMALVAAVAVVLLVLAVRAWRGRGVNSGDREEV; this is encoded by the coding sequence ATGACGGCTGACATCGGCTACTTCGCGGCCTTCCTCGGTGGGCTGCTCGCTCTGGTCAGCCCGTGCAGCGCGCTGCTGCTGCCCGCCTTCTTCGCGTACTCCATCGACTCCACCTCGCGGCTCCTGGCCCGCACCGGCATCTTCTACGCCGGTCTGGCCACCACCCTCGTCCCGCTCGGCGCCGCGGGCTCGTACGCCGGACGGCTCTTCTACAGCCACCGCGACGCGCTCGTCCTCGGCGCCGGGTGGCTGATCATCGCGCTCGGCATCGCGCAGATCGTGGGTCTGGGCTTCGCCTCGCGCCGGATCGCCGCACTCAGCGGCCGGATCCGCCCGACCACCGCCGTATCCGTCTATGCGCTGGGCGCCGTATACGGACTGGCCGGTTTCTGCGCGGGCCCGATCCTCGGCAGCGTCCTCACCGTGGCGGCGGTCAGCGGCAGCCCGGTCTACGGCGGACTGCTGCTCGCCGTCTACGCCCTCGGCATGGCGGTCCCGCTCTTTCTGCTCGCGCTGCTCTGGGAACGCTTCGACCTGGGCCGACGGGCCTGGCTGCGCGGTCGTACCTTCCGGCTCGGCCGCTTCGAGCTGCACACCACGACCCTGCTGTCGGGGCTTTTCTTCGTCGGTCTCGGCGCGCTGTTCCTCGCGTACGACGGGACGACGGCGCTGCCCGGACTGCTGGACGTGGACGAGTCGTTCGCCGTCGAGCAGTGGGCCCAGCGCATCGGAGAGCATGTGCCGGACGCGATGGCGCTGGTGGCCGCGGTCGCGGTGGTGCTGCTGGTTCTGGCGGTACGGGCGTGGCGTGGCCGGGGCGTGAACTCGGGGGACCGGGAAGAGGTCTGA
- a CDS encoding DsbA family protein gives MPKSTSSRTPSSRKPLIYGAGVVVAAALLGFVSYRATAPDHSASSSSSSSSAADVTADPDAGVYPELAKLARRDAGDKLAQGRVDAPVVLIEYADFKCGYCGKFARDTEPALVKKYVENGTLRIEWRNFPIFGAESEAAARAAWAAGQQGRFWQFHRAAYAEGVKEQGFGKDRLKALAQQAGVADLDRFARDADSSAASAAVGKDQEQGYGIGATSTPSFLINGRPIAGAQSVETFTRAIEAAAEKARDTEDAKGGEDAEGAGGSAK, from the coding sequence ATGCCCAAGTCCACGTCCTCACGTACGCCGTCGTCCAGGAAGCCGCTGATCTACGGCGCCGGAGTCGTAGTCGCCGCAGCCCTGCTCGGCTTCGTCTCCTACCGGGCCACCGCCCCCGACCACTCGGCTTCTTCCTCTTCCTCCTCCTCGTCGGCCGCCGATGTCACTGCGGACCCGGACGCCGGCGTCTATCCGGAGCTGGCGAAGCTCGCCCGGCGCGACGCCGGTGACAAGCTCGCGCAGGGCAGGGTGGACGCGCCCGTCGTCCTCATCGAGTACGCCGACTTCAAGTGCGGCTACTGCGGCAAATTCGCCCGTGACACCGAACCGGCCCTGGTGAAGAAGTACGTCGAAAACGGCACCCTGCGCATCGAGTGGCGCAACTTCCCGATCTTCGGCGCCGAGTCCGAGGCAGCCGCCCGCGCCGCCTGGGCTGCCGGGCAGCAGGGCCGCTTCTGGCAGTTCCACCGTGCCGCGTACGCCGAGGGGGTCAAGGAACAGGGGTTCGGCAAGGACCGGCTGAAGGCCCTCGCCCAGCAGGCCGGGGTCGCGGACCTCGACCGGTTCGCGCGTGACGCCGACAGCTCCGCCGCCTCTGCCGCAGTGGGCAAGGACCAGGAACAGGGGTACGGGATCGGTGCGACCTCCACCCCGTCGTTCCTGATCAACGGCCGCCCGATTGCCGGAGCCCAGTCGGTGGAGACCTTCACCCGGGCCATCGAGGCGGCGGCCGAGAAGGCCCGCGACACCGAGGACGCCAAGGGCGGCGAGGATGCCGAAGGCGCCGGGGGCAGCGCGAAATGA
- the hrpA gene encoding ATP-dependent RNA helicase HrpA, with translation MSTSFADLQSQLGQLSLRDAHRLGRRLEGARRIRKPEARQTVLDEIATEAGKAAERLALRATRMPALSYPQQLPVSQKKDEILEAIRDHQVVIVAGETGSGKTTQIPKICMELGRGVRGMIGHTQPRRIAARTVAERVADELKTPLGEAVGWKVRFTDQVNPDATFVKLMTDGILLAEIQTDRELRAYDTIIIDEAHERSLNIDFLLGYLARLLPKRPDLKVVITSATIDPERFARHFGEAPIVEVSGRTYPVEVRYRPLLEEEGDDSDRDQITAICDAVDELQSEGPGDVLVFLSGEREIRDTADALNKKNLRHTEVLPLYARLSHAEQHRVFQRHTGRRIVLATNVAETSLTVPGIKYVIDPGNARISRYSHRTKVQRLPIERISQASANQRKGRCGRTSDGICIRLYSEDDFLTRPEFTDPEILRTNLASVILQMTAAGLGDIEKFPFIDPPDHRNIRDGIQLLQELGALDPDEKDPKKRLTQLGRKLSQLPVDPRLARMVIEAERNGCAREVMVIAAALSIQDPRERPSDKQTQADQQHARFKDETSDFLAFLNLWRYIREQQKERGSSSFRRMCKQEYLNFLRIREWQDIYAQLRTVAKQMDIHLNEEDAPEQAVHTSLLAGLLSHIGLKDTEKNEYLGARSAKFAIFPGSALFKKQPRFVMSAELVETSRLWARVNAKVEPEWIEPLAQHLLKRTYSEPHWEKDQAAVMAYERVTLYGVPIVAQRKINFGRIDAETSRDLFIRNALVEGDWRTHHQFFHDNRKLLGEVEELEHRARRRDILVDDETLFDFYDRRIPDHVVSGAHFDSWWKHKRRDEPDALDFERSMLINEKAGAVTKDDYPDSWRQGKLKFKVTYQFEPGADADGVTVHVPLQVLNQVTAEGFDWQIPGLREEVVTELIRSLPKPIRRHYVPAPNYAGKFLDRAVPLQEPLPVTLARELQRMVGVPVGADDFDLTRIPDHLKITFRIVDERRRKVAEDKDLEALKLQLRPKARQALSKAAAATAGPSGESIERSGLTDWTIGTLNRVFETRRAGQPVKAYPALVDQGETVAVRLFDTEAEQQQAMWRGTRKLILLNIPVNPAKFASDKLTNQQKLALSRNPHGSIQALFEDCATAAADRLIGAHGGPAWDEESFRKLYDKVRADLVALTEHTVKQVQQVLAAWQACERRLKATNSLVLVNNVTDAREQLAALVPPGFVTATGLRRLPDLMRYLVAVDRRLQQMPTAVQRDTTRMEKVHEMQDEYAWLLEQMPRGRPVPQEVLDIRWMIEELRVSYFAHALGTAYPVSDKRIVKAIDAAAP, from the coding sequence ATGTCTACTTCCTTCGCTGATCTCCAGTCCCAGCTCGGACAGCTCTCGCTCCGCGATGCACACCGGCTCGGCCGCCGTCTCGAAGGGGCGCGCCGCATCCGTAAGCCCGAGGCCCGGCAGACCGTGCTGGACGAGATCGCCACCGAGGCCGGAAAGGCAGCCGAGCGGCTCGCGCTGCGTGCCACGCGGATGCCCGCCCTGTCGTACCCGCAACAGCTCCCGGTCAGCCAGAAGAAGGACGAGATCCTGGAGGCGATACGCGACCACCAGGTCGTGATCGTCGCCGGGGAGACCGGCTCCGGCAAGACCACGCAGATCCCGAAGATCTGTATGGAGCTGGGGCGCGGTGTCCGGGGCATGATCGGGCACACCCAGCCGCGCCGGATCGCGGCCCGTACGGTCGCCGAGCGTGTCGCCGACGAGCTGAAGACCCCGCTGGGCGAGGCGGTCGGCTGGAAGGTCCGCTTCACCGACCAGGTGAACCCCGACGCGACGTTCGTCAAGCTGATGACGGACGGCATCCTGCTCGCCGAGATCCAGACGGACCGCGAGCTGCGCGCGTACGACACGATCATCATCGACGAGGCCCACGAGCGGTCGCTGAACATCGACTTCCTGCTCGGCTATCTGGCCAGGCTGCTGCCCAAGCGCCCGGATCTGAAGGTCGTCATCACCTCGGCGACGATCGACCCCGAGCGGTTCGCGCGCCACTTCGGCGAGGCGCCGATCGTCGAGGTCAGCGGACGTACGTACCCGGTCGAGGTGCGCTACCGCCCGCTCCTCGAAGAAGAGGGCGACGACTCCGACCGTGACCAGATCACCGCGATCTGCGACGCCGTCGACGAGCTCCAGTCGGAGGGCCCCGGCGATGTCCTGGTCTTCCTCTCCGGCGAGCGCGAGATCCGCGACACCGCGGACGCGCTGAACAAGAAGAACCTCCGCCACACCGAGGTGCTCCCCCTCTACGCCCGCCTCTCGCACGCCGAGCAGCACCGCGTCTTCCAGCGCCACACCGGCCGGAGGATCGTCCTGGCGACCAACGTCGCCGAGACCTCGCTGACCGTCCCCGGCATCAAATACGTGATCGACCCGGGCAACGCCCGGATCTCCCGCTACAGCCACCGCACCAAGGTCCAGCGGCTGCCGATCGAACGGATCTCGCAGGCCAGCGCCAACCAGCGCAAGGGCCGCTGCGGGCGTACGTCGGACGGCATCTGCATCCGGCTGTACTCCGAGGACGACTTCCTGACCCGTCCGGAGTTCACCGACCCCGAGATCCTGCGTACGAACCTGGCCTCCGTCATTCTCCAGATGACCGCGGCCGGCCTCGGCGACATCGAGAAGTTCCCCTTCATCGACCCGCCGGACCACCGCAACATCCGCGACGGCATCCAGCTCCTCCAGGAACTCGGTGCGCTCGACCCGGACGAAAAGGATCCGAAGAAGCGGCTCACCCAGCTCGGCCGGAAGCTCTCGCAGCTGCCCGTCGACCCGCGCCTGGCCCGCATGGTCATCGAGGCCGAGCGCAACGGCTGTGCCCGCGAGGTCATGGTGATCGCCGCCGCGCTCTCCATCCAGGACCCGCGCGAGCGGCCCTCGGACAAGCAGACACAGGCCGATCAGCAGCACGCCCGCTTCAAGGACGAGACCTCCGACTTCTTGGCGTTCCTGAATCTGTGGCGGTACATCCGCGAGCAGCAGAAGGAGCGCGGCTCGTCCAGCTTCCGCCGGATGTGCAAGCAGGAGTATCTGAACTTCCTGCGCATCCGCGAATGGCAGGACATCTACGCGCAGCTGCGTACGGTGGCCAAGCAGATGGACATCCATCTGAACGAGGAGGACGCGCCGGAGCAGGCGGTGCACACCTCACTGTTGGCCGGGCTGCTCTCGCACATCGGGCTGAAGGACACCGAGAAGAACGAGTACCTGGGGGCCCGCAGCGCCAAGTTCGCGATCTTCCCCGGATCTGCGCTCTTCAAGAAGCAGCCGCGGTTCGTGATGTCGGCCGAGCTGGTCGAGACGTCCCGGCTGTGGGCGCGGGTCAACGCCAAGGTCGAGCCGGAGTGGATCGAGCCGCTGGCCCAGCACCTGCTGAAGCGGACCTACAGCGAACCGCACTGGGAGAAGGACCAGGCGGCGGTGATGGCGTACGAGCGGGTCACGCTGTACGGAGTACCGATCGTCGCCCAGCGCAAGATCAATTTCGGCCGTATCGACGCCGAGACCTCCCGCGACCTGTTCATCCGCAACGCCCTGGTCGAGGGCGACTGGCGGACGCACCATCAGTTCTTCCACGACAACCGAAAGCTCCTCGGCGAGGTCGAGGAGCTTGAGCACCGCGCGCGGCGCCGCGACATCCTCGTGGACGACGAGACGCTCTTCGACTTCTACGACCGGCGCATCCCCGATCATGTGGTCTCCGGGGCACACTTCGACTCCTGGTGGAAGCACAAGCGCCGCGACGAGCCGGACGCGCTGGACTTCGAGCGCTCGATGCTCATCAACGAGAAGGCCGGGGCCGTCACCAAGGACGACTACCCCGACTCCTGGCGGCAGGGGAAGCTCAAGTTCAAGGTGACGTACCAGTTCGAGCCCGGTGCGGACGCGGACGGTGTGACCGTCCACGTCCCGCTCCAGGTGCTCAACCAGGTCACCGCCGAGGGCTTCGACTGGCAGATCCCGGGCCTGCGCGAGGAAGTGGTCACCGAGCTGATCCGCTCGCTGCCCAAGCCGATCCGCCGGCACTACGTCCCCGCGCCGAACTACGCGGGCAAGTTCCTGGACCGAGCGGTCCCCCTCCAGGAGCCACTGCCGGTCACGCTGGCCCGGGAGCTCCAGCGCATGGTCGGCGTCCCGGTCGGCGCCGACGACTTCGACCTGACCCGCATCCCGGACCACCTGAAGATCACTTTCCGGATCGTCGACGAGCGGCGCCGCAAGGTGGCCGAGGACAAGGACCTGGAGGCGCTGAAGCTCCAACTGCGCCCCAAGGCCCGTCAGGCCCTCTCCAAGGCCGCCGCGGCCACTGCGGGGCCCTCGGGCGAGTCCATCGAGCGTTCGGGCCTCACGGACTGGACGATCGGCACCCTGAACCGCGTCTTCGAGACCCGCCGGGCCGGCCAGCCGGTCAAGGCGTACCCGGCCCTCGTCGATCAGGGCGAGACAGTGGCCGTACGGCTCTTCGACACCGAGGCCGAGCAGCAGCAGGCGATGTGGCGCGGCACCCGGAAGCTGATCCTGCTGAACATCCCGGTGAACCCGGCGAAATTCGCCTCGGACAAGCTGACGAACCAGCAGAAACTGGCCCTGTCCCGCAATCCGCACGGCTCCATCCAGGCGCTCTTCGAGGACTGCGCGACTGCGGCCGCCGACCGGCTGATCGGCGCGCACGGCGGCCCGGCCTGGGACGAGGAGTCGTTCCGCAAGCTGTACGACAAGGTGCGCGCCGACCTCGTGGCGCTGACCGAGCACACGGTCAAGCAGGTACAGCAGGTACTGGCCGCCTGGCAGGCCTGCGAGCGGCGTCTGAAGGCCACCAACAGCCTCGTCCTGGTCAACAACGTCACCGATGCACGGGAGCAGCTCGCGGCCCTCGTGCCGCCGGGGTTCGTCACCGCGACCGGGCTGCGCCGACTGCCCGACCTGATGCGCTATCTGGTCGCCGTGGACCGCCGGCTCCAGCAGATGCCGACGGCCGTCCAGCGCGACACCACGCGTATGGAGAAGGTCCACGAGATGCAGGACGAGTACGCCTGGCTGCTCGAACAGATGCCGCGGGGCAGGCCCGTTCCGCAGGAGGTCCTGGACATCCGCTGGATGATCGAGGAGCTCCGGGTCAGCTATTTCGCGCACGCCCTGGGGACGGCCTACCCCGTCTCCGACAAGCGGATCGTGAAGGCGATCGACGCGGCGGCCCCGTGA
- a CDS encoding DUF6274 family protein: MAAPAGHETRALLRAHLAAASGYRHLTRHYPIRHRLLRLAMEPVTASRTAPPPEAAGSCARGARTAPWKATRSRTKVPRPGDQWRGIPLPEGGRLVLGKAHAV; this comes from the coding sequence ATGGCGGCGCCCGCTGGGCACGAGACCCGCGCACTCCTGCGCGCCCACCTGGCCGCCGCTTCCGGCTACCGCCACCTCACTCGCCACTACCCGATCCGCCATCGGCTCCTACGGCTCGCCATGGAGCCCGTGACGGCCTCCCGGACCGCCCCCCCGCCCGAGGCCGCGGGTTCCTGTGCGCGGGGCGCCAGGACGGCGCCCTGGAAGGCCACGAGATCCAGGACGAAAGTCCCTCGCCCGGGTGACCAATGGCGCGGCATTCCGCTTCCTGAAGGTGGCAGGCTCGTACTTGGCAAGGCTCATGCAGTGTGA
- the bldC gene encoding developmental transcriptional regulator BldC, with the protein MTARTPDAEPLLTPAEVATMFRVDPKTVTRWAKAGKLTSIRTLGGHRRYREAEVRALLAGIPQQRSEA; encoded by the coding sequence ATGACCGCTCGCACCCCTGATGCCGAGCCGCTGCTGACCCCGGCTGAGGTTGCCACGATGTTCCGCGTGGACCCGAAGACGGTTACCCGCTGGGCCAAGGCGGGCAAGCTCACGTCCATCCGCACGCTCGGTGGACATCGCCGGTACCGCGAGGCAGAGGTCCGCGCACTGCTTGCGGGTATTCCGCAGCAGCGCAGCGAGGCCTGA
- a CDS encoding Leu/Phe/Val dehydrogenase yields MTDVTGAPGDVLHTLFHSDQGGHEQVVLCQDRASGLKAVIAIHSTALGPALGGTRFYPYASVEEAVADALNLSRGMSYKNAMAGLDHGGGKAVIIGDPEKIKSEELLLAYGRFVASLGGRYVTACDVGTYVADMDVVARECRWTTGRSPSSGGAGDSSVLTAFGVFQGMRASAQHLWGDPTLRGRKVGVAGVGKVGHHLVEHLLSDGAEVVITDVREESVRRITDEHPEVAVAADTASLIRTEGLDIYAPCALGGALNDETVPVLTAKVVCGAANNQLAHPGVEKDLADRSILYAPDYVVNAGGVIQVADELHGFDFDRCKAKASKIFDTTLAIFARAKDDGIPPAAAADRIAEQRMAEARRN; encoded by the coding sequence GTGACCGATGTGACCGGCGCGCCTGGCGATGTACTGCACACCCTGTTCCACTCGGATCAGGGGGGCCACGAGCAAGTCGTGCTCTGCCAGGACCGTGCCAGCGGCCTCAAGGCCGTCATCGCCATCCACTCCACCGCTCTGGGCCCGGCCCTCGGCGGCACCCGCTTCTATCCGTACGCCTCCGTGGAGGAGGCTGTCGCGGACGCGCTGAACCTGTCGCGCGGTATGTCGTACAAGAACGCCATGGCCGGTCTCGACCACGGCGGCGGCAAGGCCGTCATCATCGGTGACCCGGAGAAGATCAAGAGCGAGGAACTGCTGCTGGCGTACGGCCGGTTCGTGGCCTCGCTCGGTGGCCGTTACGTGACGGCCTGCGACGTCGGCACATACGTCGCCGACATGGACGTCGTCGCCCGCGAATGCCGATGGACCACCGGCCGCTCGCCTTCGAGCGGTGGCGCCGGCGACTCCTCGGTCCTCACCGCTTTCGGTGTTTTCCAGGGCATGCGGGCCTCCGCCCAGCACCTCTGGGGCGACCCGACGCTGCGTGGCCGAAAAGTGGGGGTCGCCGGGGTCGGCAAGGTCGGTCACCACCTGGTCGAGCATCTGCTGTCGGACGGCGCGGAGGTCGTGATCACGGATGTGCGGGAGGAGTCCGTCCGCCGCATCACCGATGAGCACCCCGAGGTCGCCGTCGCCGCGGACACCGCGTCGCTGATCCGTACCGAGGGCCTCGACATCTACGCCCCGTGCGCGCTCGGCGGCGCACTGAACGACGAAACCGTTCCGGTACTCACCGCCAAGGTCGTGTGCGGCGCGGCCAACAACCAGCTCGCGCACCCCGGCGTCGAGAAGGACCTCGCGGACCGGTCGATCCTGTACGCACCCGACTATGTGGTGAACGCGGGCGGTGTCATCCAGGTCGCCGACGAGCTGCACGGGTTCGACTTCGACCGGTGCAAGGCCAAGGCGTCGAAGATCTTCGACACCACGCTCGCCATATTCGCACGTGCGAAGGATGACGGCATTCCGCCGGCTGCCGCGGCCGACCGGATCGCCGAACAGCGGATGGCCGAAGCGCGTCGTAACTGA
- a CDS encoding DUF3073 domain-containing protein, with product MGRGRAKAKQTKVARQLKYSSGGTDLSRLANELGASPSSQPPNAEPFEDDDEEDDPYAQYADLYNDDEDEDEDDKSGPSSQRRGA from the coding sequence ATGGGGCGCGGCCGGGCAAAGGCCAAGCAGACAAAGGTCGCCCGCCAGCTGAAGTACAGCAGCGGCGGGACTGACCTGTCGCGTCTGGCCAATGAGCTGGGCGCATCGCCTTCGAGTCAACCACCGAACGCAGAGCCGTTCGAGGACGACGACGAGGAAGATGACCCGTACGCACAGTACGCGGATCTGTACAACGACGACGAGGACGAGGACGAGGACGATAAGTCCGGTCCGTCGTCACAGCGCCGCGGCGCTTGA